AATTTCTTTAAGatttaacaaaagcaaaaacgTCAACTCCCTTGCCACCCTTTATGTTGTTAATTTGTTTAACATTGTTAGTTAAATGCATGTCAAGTTATGTGATTGCTTACAAAACATTGACTCGTGGTATTAGTTGTATGTTATTAAATAATGATAATGTGATAGAATTGCACCAGTCATGCGTCATATTACCCCGCCACAACGCCTCACAAAATATAAAACAGATAATCGTAATACAATAACAAATAGGATTTGACGATGAAGAATGACTTGCATATGTAGTGTATATATATCTACAAGGTATGtacttaaataatttaattttaatttttaaatacttaCTATGAACGTTCACCAACATCCACGTGAATGAAATGAGATTTCTCTGGTGCTTTTGGGAGAGCTTCATGCACAACTGGCTCAGCTGTACAGGGAAATCAATTGAGATTTcacaaattcaatttttatttgttttcttaccTTTTACACAATAAGGGCACCAGCTCTGTCCACTCTCATCTTTGCCACCACTAAAAAGCACATGAATTGGTTGTCCGTCGGCGCTCGTTTCTAATTTCTCTACCAATTTGGTGAACTCGTCATAGCCCTTGACGTCGTGTTGGATAACCATTGCTTTATTATTTTGGATAGCTTCGTG
The DNA window shown above is from Eurosta solidaginis isolate ZX-2024a chromosome 2, ASM4086904v1, whole genome shotgun sequence and carries:
- the cl gene encoding thioredoxin domain-containing protein 17 isoform X2, with the translated sequence MIKSLKAVKTRLSQTLFKSLNIATISQRLINTSTTHEAIQNNKAMVIQHDVKGYDEFTKLVEKLETSADGQPIHVLFSGGKDESGQSWCPYCVKAEPVVHEALPKAPEKSHFIHVDVGERSYWKDLNCPFRKDPNTHLIFLPTLLRWKSPQRLDGERVSNKDLVEMIFEDED